A genome region from Nocardia sp. NBC_01730 includes the following:
- a CDS encoding urease accessory protein UreF has product MRESGATSLATLLALADSRLPIGGHVHSGGVEEAVASGLVRDVASVELYLRRRIRTSGLVAASLAAAVCAGELDPVRAETEADARTPAPGARTASRAQGRGLLRLAKQLWSRQDWSALGATPHLSTVFGVVGATCAVTPRETAGVVVYTTLTGAATAAQRLLALDPAAVAACTIRLADLCDRTAAEAVTGLAAVSDPLQDALAQRHLQRSMPLFAS; this is encoded by the coding sequence GTGCGGGAATCCGGAGCGACAAGTCTGGCGACATTGCTCGCGCTCGCCGACTCGAGGCTGCCGATCGGCGGGCACGTGCACTCCGGCGGCGTCGAGGAGGCCGTAGCGTCCGGTCTGGTCCGCGATGTTGCGTCGGTCGAGCTGTATCTGCGCCGCAGGATCCGGACCTCCGGGTTGGTCGCCGCGTCGCTGGCCGCGGCGGTGTGCGCGGGCGAACTCGATCCGGTGCGCGCCGAAACCGAAGCCGACGCGCGGACACCCGCGCCGGGCGCGCGGACCGCGTCCCGCGCGCAAGGCCGCGGCCTGCTGCGCCTCGCGAAACAGCTGTGGTCCCGACAGGATTGGTCGGCGCTGGGCGCCACACCACACCTGTCCACCGTCTTCGGCGTGGTCGGCGCGACCTGTGCGGTGACGCCGCGGGAAACGGCGGGCGTCGTCGTCTACACCACGCTCACCGGAGCGGCGACCGCCGCTCAGCGACTGCTTGCCTTGGATCCCGCCGCGGTCGCCGCATGCACGATTCGTCTCGCCGACCTGTGCGACCGCACCGCCGCGGAGGCGGTGACCGGTCTCGCCGCGGTATCCGATCCGCTGCAGGACGCGCTCGCCCAGCGCCACCTGCAACGCAGCATGCCGTTGTTCGCCAGCTGA
- a CDS encoding MFS transporter — MTDLEAVRTAPGTVASRRAWLGLAVLLLPVLLVSMDISVLFLALPTLTVDLDPSADQQLWILDIYGFLIAGLLITMGNLGDRIGRRNILLAGATVFGIASVIAAFAPSAGVLIAARALMGVGGATLLPSSLALISSLFSDARERAAAIGVWTAFFAGGSAVGPIIGGVLLHQFWWGSVFLINIPVLLILLAFGPFVLPEHRAGVLGPLDLPSVMLSIGGILPMVYGIKHAATEGIDAQATVIALIGAVILAVFVRRQRHLDEPLLDLGLFGRAQFSVAIGSSLAGMMSLAGMSYLTSIYLQSVTGREPLAAALLGIPMAIAVFVCSMSGARVGHRLGVRTTFVFALLASAVGNLMLLGVGVHGGLWWYLTGSTVAGIGYGLAFTLVSDVAVSSVPPERAGSAVGISETSFELGNALGLALLGSLAALIFRSGGDYAATLGETIQNADGNAALIESARESFVSGMHIAVAVGATVLVAMALIAWFASPAKR, encoded by the coding sequence ATGACGGACCTCGAGGCGGTGCGGACCGCACCGGGCACGGTGGCCTCGCGGCGCGCCTGGCTGGGCCTTGCGGTATTGCTGCTGCCGGTGCTGCTGGTGTCGATGGACATCTCGGTGCTGTTCCTCGCGCTGCCGACCCTCACCGTCGACCTGGACCCGTCGGCGGACCAGCAACTGTGGATTCTCGATATCTATGGGTTCCTGATCGCGGGCCTGCTGATCACCATGGGCAACCTCGGTGACCGAATCGGCCGGCGCAACATCCTGCTGGCGGGCGCTACCGTCTTCGGGATAGCGTCGGTGATCGCGGCGTTCGCGCCGAGCGCGGGTGTACTCATCGCGGCGCGGGCACTGATGGGCGTCGGCGGCGCGACCCTTCTGCCGTCCAGCCTGGCGCTGATCTCCAGCCTTTTTTCCGACGCCCGCGAGCGGGCCGCCGCGATCGGCGTCTGGACGGCGTTCTTCGCGGGCGGCTCGGCCGTCGGGCCGATCATCGGTGGCGTGCTGCTGCACCAGTTCTGGTGGGGTTCGGTGTTTCTCATCAACATTCCGGTGCTGCTGATCCTGCTCGCGTTCGGTCCGTTCGTGTTGCCGGAACATCGGGCAGGCGTGCTCGGTCCGCTGGACCTGCCGAGCGTCATGCTGTCCATCGGCGGCATTCTGCCGATGGTGTACGGCATCAAGCACGCGGCGACCGAGGGGATCGATGCGCAGGCGACCGTCATCGCGCTGATCGGTGCGGTGATCCTGGCCGTGTTCGTCCGCAGGCAGCGCCATCTCGACGAACCGCTGCTGGACCTGGGGCTGTTCGGCAGGGCCCAGTTCTCGGTGGCCATCGGTTCCAGCCTCGCCGGCATGATGTCGCTGGCGGGCATGAGCTACCTCACCAGCATCTACCTGCAATCGGTGACCGGACGCGAGCCGCTGGCCGCGGCGTTGCTCGGCATTCCGATGGCGATCGCGGTGTTCGTCTGTTCGATGAGCGGCGCGCGGGTCGGCCACCGGCTCGGCGTGCGCACCACGTTCGTGTTCGCGCTGCTCGCCTCGGCGGTCGGCAACCTGATGCTGCTCGGCGTCGGCGTGCACGGCGGTCTCTGGTGGTATCTGACCGGGTCCACCGTGGCCGGAATCGGTTACGGCCTCGCCTTCACGCTGGTGTCGGACGTCGCGGTGTCGTCGGTGCCGCCAGAACGGGCCGGGTCGGCCGTCGGTATTTCCGAGACCAGCTTCGAGCTGGGCAACGCGCTGGGGCTCGCGCTGCTCGGTTCGCTTGCGGCGCTGATCTTCCGGTCCGGGGGCGACTACGCGGCCACACTCGGCGAGACCATCCAGAATGCCGACGGCAATGCGGCTTTGATCGAGTCGGCGCGCGAATCATTTGTCAGCGGAATGCATATCGCGGTGGCGGTCGGCGCGACGGTGCTCGTGGCGATGGCGCTGATCGCATGGTTCGCCTCGCCCGCGAAGCGGTGA
- a CDS encoding TetR/AcrR family transcriptional regulator, with product MTEPKLNRAAIVDTAIALADTEGLDALSMRRIAERMGVGAMSLYRHVANKDELLASMTDEVARRNPYPSPEGRQWTWRDRVRIAAEIDWALYRQHPWVLLTFATPRYSFGPQSLACLAWLVEGFLELDVSTREATTMAFTVWNYISGATLPEISAALMARKGMNPEGDNGLRTLLKGAAQMPVPPALVDLEGSGASDLTQEELLYVGLDALCDGFAARAARRKPLTPT from the coding sequence ATGACCGAACCCAAGCTGAATCGCGCCGCCATCGTCGACACCGCGATCGCGCTCGCCGACACCGAGGGCCTGGACGCGTTGTCCATGCGGCGCATAGCCGAGCGGATGGGCGTGGGCGCCATGTCGCTCTACCGCCACGTGGCCAACAAGGACGAGCTGCTGGCGTCGATGACCGACGAGGTAGCCCGGCGTAACCCGTACCCTTCGCCGGAGGGTCGGCAGTGGACCTGGCGTGACCGGGTACGTATCGCCGCCGAGATCGATTGGGCGCTCTATCGGCAACATCCGTGGGTGCTGCTCACCTTCGCCACCCCACGCTACAGCTTCGGGCCGCAGAGTCTGGCCTGCCTGGCCTGGCTGGTCGAAGGGTTTCTGGAACTCGATGTCTCCACCCGCGAGGCGACGACCATGGCCTTCACCGTGTGGAACTACATCTCCGGCGCCACCCTGCCGGAGATCAGCGCCGCGCTGATGGCGCGCAAGGGCATGAATCCCGAGGGCGACAACGGGCTGCGGACGCTGCTGAAAGGGGCAGCACAGATGCCGGTCCCGCCCGCGCTGGTAGATCTCGAGGGCAGCGGCGCCAGCGATCTGACCCAGGAGGAACTGCTCTACGTCGGGCTCGACGCACTCTGCGACGGGTTCGCCGCACGAGCGGCGCGCCGAAAGCCCTTGACCCCAACCTGA
- a CDS encoding zinc-binding dehydrogenase, with translation MYAIRLHTFGPAENLRYETLPDPAPGPGQVRIAVAAAGVHLVDTTLRKGQSGPFPLPELPTIPGREVAGTVDHVGADVDPGYLGAQVVAHLGAVPGGYAELAVTEVARLHEIPGNLDPAEAVAMIGTGRTTAGILQFTELGPDSVAVVTAAAGGIGTLLVQYGKNAGATVIGLAGGPAKVDQVRRNGADLAVDYLRPDWPERVRERIGDRGASVLFDSVGGEIARAAVDLLGKGGQHLIYGWSGRTSNEQVPQSLSADELAARGITSDVVIGPPMLARAGGDLRVLEERAMAEAAAGRLRPAVHRFPLDKAAAAHHALETRATTGKVVLIP, from the coding sequence GTGTACGCCATTCGCCTCCATACCTTCGGCCCAGCGGAGAACCTCCGGTACGAAACCCTCCCTGACCCCGCGCCCGGCCCTGGGCAGGTACGCATCGCGGTGGCCGCCGCTGGAGTCCACCTGGTCGACACCACGCTGCGGAAGGGCCAGTCCGGACCGTTCCCCCTGCCGGAGCTGCCGACCATCCCCGGCCGCGAGGTCGCGGGCACCGTCGACCATGTCGGCGCCGATGTCGACCCGGGTTACCTCGGTGCACAGGTAGTTGCTCATCTCGGCGCGGTGCCCGGTGGTTACGCGGAGCTCGCCGTGACAGAAGTCGCTCGGCTACACGAGATTCCGGGGAACCTCGATCCGGCCGAGGCGGTGGCGATGATCGGCACCGGCCGTACCACCGCGGGCATCCTCCAGTTCACCGAACTGGGCCCCGACAGCGTCGCGGTGGTGACCGCGGCCGCGGGCGGAATCGGCACGCTGCTGGTGCAGTACGGCAAGAATGCCGGTGCGACGGTGATCGGGCTCGCCGGTGGGCCAGCGAAAGTCGATCAGGTCCGGCGCAACGGCGCCGATCTCGCCGTGGACTACCTGCGACCGGACTGGCCGGAGCGGGTTCGGGAGCGCATCGGCGACCGCGGCGCGAGCGTGCTGTTCGACTCGGTGGGCGGCGAGATCGCCCGCGCCGCCGTCGATCTGCTCGGCAAGGGCGGGCAGCACCTGATCTACGGCTGGTCCGGCCGGACATCGAATGAACAAGTGCCGCAGTCGCTCTCGGCCGACGAACTGGCCGCGCGAGGCATCACCTCCGACGTGGTGATCGGCCCGCCGATGCTCGCGCGCGCCGGCGGGGATCTGCGCGTACTGGAGGAGCGCGCGATGGCCGAGGCGGCTGCCGGTCGCCTGCGCCCAGCGGTGCACCGCTTTCCGCTCGACAAGGCCGCCGCCGCCCACCACGCGCTGGAGACGCGCGCGACAACCGGCAAGGTGGTCCTGATCCCATAG
- a CDS encoding O-methyltransferase has protein sequence MTTPGWADVDRYIVDTLVVDEDSEAALGANKAAGLPPIDVSPAQGKFLHLLARTVRARQVLEIGTLGGYSTIWFARAVGPKGRVVTLEFAAQHAEVARANLDRAGVGDRVEIRVGAALDNLPVLAEEDPEPFDLVFIDADKVNNSNYVLWALRLTRPGSVIVVDNVVRGGALAEEQSDDPNAQAGRDLLDLLAAEPSLDATVVQTVGSKGWDGFAYAVVNGEIGD, from the coding sequence ATGACGACACCCGGATGGGCCGACGTGGACCGCTACATCGTGGACACACTGGTGGTGGATGAGGACTCCGAAGCGGCGTTGGGGGCGAACAAGGCGGCGGGGCTGCCTCCGATCGACGTGTCACCGGCGCAGGGGAAGTTCCTGCATCTGCTCGCCAGGACGGTCCGGGCGCGGCAGGTGCTGGAAATCGGCACGCTCGGTGGATACAGCACGATCTGGTTCGCCCGAGCGGTCGGCCCGAAAGGGCGGGTGGTCACCCTCGAGTTCGCGGCCCAGCACGCCGAGGTCGCTCGCGCGAACCTCGATCGGGCCGGTGTCGGCGACCGGGTGGAGATTCGCGTCGGCGCAGCGCTCGACAACCTGCCGGTGCTCGCGGAGGAGGACCCGGAGCCGTTCGACCTGGTGTTCATCGATGCGGACAAGGTGAACAACTCGAACTATGTGCTGTGGGCGCTGCGCCTGACCCGGCCCGGTTCGGTGATCGTCGTCGACAACGTGGTGCGCGGCGGCGCGCTCGCCGAGGAGCAGTCCGATGACCCGAACGCCCAGGCCGGCCGTGACCTGCTCGACCTGCTCGCCGCCGAACCGAGCCTGGACGCGACCGTGGTTCAGACCGTCGGCAGCAAGGGCTGGGATGGTTTCGCCTACGCCGTCGTGAACGGCGAGATCGGCGACTGA
- a CDS encoding SGNH/GDSL hydrolase family protein: MANLRRVTTITASLLALVAVAVAAPTSAVPTEGAEYVALGDSGAATTGVRNFDASAPLRCIRSTADTPKLVAQDLGLRLDDRTCSSARIPDLTTSQGPGIAPQFDALGPNTRLVTVHIGANDALMAEHIIACHATGVLGRACAGPSWDADIDGIAASYSTALRQISTLAPNAKVFVDGWPLYIRDGGCPEVVGLRPSDAVHVQAAFDRLNTVVARGAAANGATYVDTRTASEGHDMCAPVGVRWFDPVLATETLLPYHPTPQGMRGVADVIVAAVRASGKLG; this comes from the coding sequence ATGGCGAATCTTCGGCGCGTCACAACCATCACCGCCAGCCTGCTCGCCTTGGTCGCCGTCGCCGTCGCCGCCCCGACCAGTGCGGTGCCCACCGAAGGGGCCGAGTACGTCGCGCTCGGCGATTCCGGCGCGGCCACCACCGGCGTACGCAATTTCGACGCATCGGCCCCGCTGCGGTGCATCCGCTCGACTGCCGACACGCCGAAGCTGGTCGCCCAGGATCTGGGCCTGCGGCTGGACGACCGCACCTGTAGCTCTGCCCGCATCCCGGACCTCACCACCTCGCAGGGGCCGGGCATCGCGCCCCAGTTCGACGCCCTCGGCCCGAACACGCGACTGGTGACGGTGCACATCGGGGCGAACGACGCCCTGATGGCGGAGCACATCATCGCCTGCCACGCGACCGGAGTCCTCGGCCGTGCGTGTGCCGGTCCCAGCTGGGACGCCGACATCGACGGTATCGCGGCGTCGTATTCGACTGCATTGCGGCAGATCTCGACCCTCGCCCCGAATGCGAAGGTCTTCGTCGACGGCTGGCCGCTCTACATCCGTGACGGCGGTTGCCCCGAGGTGGTCGGCTTGCGCCCGTCCGACGCCGTCCATGTGCAGGCCGCATTCGACCGCCTCAACACTGTGGTGGCCCGCGGCGCCGCCGCCAACGGCGCCACCTACGTCGACACCCGCACCGCCTCGGAGGGCCACGACATGTGCGCCCCCGTCGGCGTCCGCTGGTTCGACCCCGTCCTCGCCACCGAAACCCTCCTTCCCTATCACCCCACCCCACAGGGCATGCGCGGCGTCGCCGACGTGATCGTTGCGGCGGTCCGCGCCTCCGGAAAACTCGGCTAG
- a CDS encoding SPFH domain-containing protein, with translation MAVLIVAAVLILLVVVVVFKSIALVPQAEAAVIERLGRYSRTVSGQLTFLVPFADRIRAKVDLRERVVSFPPQPVITEDNLTLHIDTVVYFQVTSPQAAVYEISNYIAAVEQLTVTTLRNVVGGMTLEQTLTSRDSINGQLRGVLDEATGRWGLRVARVELKSIDPPPSIQESMEKQMKADREKRAMILTAEGTRESQIKTAEGSKQAQILSAEGAKQSAILAAEGERQSRILRAQGERAASYLQAQGQAKAIEKVFAAIKSGKPTPELLAYQYMQTLPMVARGDANKVWLVPSDFGKALEGFAKSFGTQGEDGVFRYEPRATDGSEVKPEDDSDVADWFDTAPDPTIERAVRAAEATARTPVEGMTPTPPTPGYQPSPHQPVIPPQEAFPPQQPSQQQPPAHRPDDPHGRPWQPPENLSK, from the coding sequence ATGGCTGTACTGATCGTTGCCGCCGTTCTCATCCTTTTGGTCGTGGTGGTGGTCTTCAAGTCGATCGCGCTGGTGCCGCAGGCCGAAGCCGCGGTCATCGAGCGTCTCGGCCGTTATTCGCGCACCGTATCCGGCCAGCTCACGTTCCTCGTTCCGTTCGCCGATCGGATCCGGGCCAAGGTGGACCTGCGCGAGCGGGTGGTGTCCTTTCCGCCGCAGCCGGTGATCACCGAGGACAACCTGACCCTGCACATCGACACCGTGGTCTATTTCCAGGTGACCAGCCCCCAGGCGGCGGTGTACGAGATCAGCAACTACATCGCCGCGGTCGAGCAGCTGACCGTCACCACGCTGCGCAACGTGGTCGGCGGTATGACGCTCGAGCAGACGCTGACCTCCCGCGACTCGATCAACGGCCAGCTGCGCGGCGTGCTCGACGAGGCGACCGGCCGCTGGGGCCTGCGCGTCGCGCGGGTTGAGCTCAAGAGCATAGATCCGCCGCCGTCGATCCAGGAGTCGATGGAGAAGCAGATGAAGGCCGACCGCGAGAAGCGCGCCATGATCCTCACCGCGGAGGGCACGCGCGAATCGCAGATCAAGACGGCGGAGGGTTCCAAGCAAGCGCAGATCCTGTCCGCGGAAGGCGCCAAGCAGTCGGCGATCCTGGCCGCCGAAGGTGAACGGCAGAGCCGGATCCTGCGCGCGCAGGGTGAGCGAGCCGCCTCCTACCTGCAGGCGCAGGGCCAGGCCAAGGCCATCGAAAAGGTCTTCGCCGCCATCAAATCCGGCAAGCCCACGCCGGAACTGCTTGCCTACCAATACATGCAGACGCTGCCGATGGTCGCCCGCGGTGACGCCAACAAGGTGTGGCTGGTGCCCAGCGACTTCGGTAAGGCGCTCGAAGGGTTCGCCAAGAGTTTCGGCACCCAGGGTGAGGACGGTGTCTTCCGCTATGAACCGCGCGCGACCGACGGCTCGGAAGTCAAGCCCGAGGACGACTCCGACGTCGCGGACTGGTTCGACACCGCGCCCGACCCGACCATCGAGCGCGCCGTCCGTGCCGCCGAGGCCACGGCACGTACTCCGGTCGAGGGCATGACGCCGACACCACCGACGCCGGGTTACCAGCCCTCCCCGCATCAGCCGGTCATCCCCCCGCAGGAAGCCTTCCCGCCACAACAGCCGTCGCAACAGCAGCCTCCTGCTCATCGCCCCGACGATCCGCACGGCCGCCCCTGGCAGCCCCCGGAGAACTTGTCGAAGTAG
- a CDS encoding NfeD family protein translates to MAAIFWLVAGILLAAAEMLTGDFTLLMLGVAALGTAGVSAAADTSLVVDAIVFAVISAVLFLGVRPYIRRRFGTPPPIPTNVDALPGKTALVLEQVAAHSGQVKLGGEVWTARPMDTNEVYEPGTTVYVMKIDGATAVVWKGP, encoded by the coding sequence GTGGCCGCAATCTTTTGGCTGGTCGCGGGCATCCTGCTCGCGGCGGCGGAAATGCTCACCGGGGACTTCACGCTGCTGATGCTCGGCGTCGCTGCGCTCGGCACCGCGGGCGTCAGCGCGGCGGCGGACACCTCGCTGGTGGTGGATGCCATTGTGTTCGCCGTGATCTCGGCGGTGCTGTTCCTCGGTGTCCGCCCGTACATCCGTCGGCGCTTCGGTACTCCGCCGCCGATTCCGACGAATGTGGACGCCTTGCCTGGTAAGACGGCGCTTGTGCTCGAACAGGTCGCGGCGCATTCCGGTCAGGTGAAGCTGGGCGGCGAGGTGTGGACCGCCCGGCCGATGGACACGAACGAGGTCTACGAGCCGGGTACGACCGTGTATGTCATGAAGATCGACGGCGCGACCGCCGTCGTCTGGAAGGGGCCGTAA
- a CDS encoding DUF3097 domain-containing protein, whose translation MSARDGYGDIFSGHPRSKKRAVPTVTAERDLVVEDAATGFCGAVVGFDRSYDGEFVKLEDARGVVRLFALRTAAFLIDGEPVTLVRPSAAPSSKPTRSASGSTRVDGLRARVARGSRIWVEGVHDAALVERVWGHDLRVEGVVVEHLEGLDNLAERLTEFEPGPGRRVGVLVDHLVTGSKETQLTTGLGPHVLVTGHPFIDVWQAVLPAAVGIAQWPQVPRGEDWKTGICTRLGWGTPQDGWRRVYDAVTSFRDLEAPLLGAVERLIDFVTAPD comes from the coding sequence GTGAGCGCGCGCGACGGATATGGCGACATCTTCTCCGGACATCCTCGATCGAAAAAGCGGGCGGTGCCGACGGTGACTGCGGAACGCGACTTGGTCGTCGAGGACGCCGCCACCGGATTCTGCGGCGCCGTGGTCGGTTTCGACCGCAGCTACGACGGCGAGTTCGTGAAGCTGGAGGACGCCCGCGGCGTGGTTCGCCTGTTCGCGCTGCGTACGGCCGCGTTCCTCATCGATGGCGAGCCCGTGACGCTGGTCCGGCCCTCCGCCGCGCCGTCGAGCAAGCCGACCCGATCCGCCTCCGGTTCGACCAGGGTGGACGGCCTGCGGGCCAGGGTGGCCCGCGGTAGCCGGATCTGGGTGGAGGGCGTGCACGACGCCGCGCTGGTGGAGCGGGTGTGGGGCCACGATCTGCGAGTCGAGGGTGTGGTGGTCGAGCATCTGGAGGGCTTGGACAACCTGGCCGAGCGGCTGACGGAGTTCGAACCAGGTCCGGGACGCCGGGTCGGTGTACTGGTCGACCACCTGGTCACCGGGTCCAAGGAGACACAGCTGACCACCGGCCTCGGGCCGCACGTGCTGGTGACCGGACATCCGTTCATCGATGTGTGGCAGGCGGTGCTGCCCGCGGCCGTCGGAATCGCGCAATGGCCGCAGGTGCCCCGCGGCGAGGATTGGAAGACCGGCATCTGCACGCGCCTCGGCTGGGGCACCCCGCAGGACGGCTGGCGGCGGGTGTACGACGCCGTAACGTCCTTCCGCGATCTGGAAGCGCCCTTGCTCGGCGCGGTGGAACGCCTGATCGACTTCGTCACCGCACCGGATTAG
- a CDS encoding ferrochelatase: MVRAADALLLLSFGGPERPEDVMPFLENVTRGRGVPRERLEEVAEHYRHFGGVSPINALNRDIIAAVETELSTAGIDLPVYFGNRNWDPMVEDTVARMAADGVGSALVFPTSAWGGYSGCLQYHEDIARARTAFGAGAPELVKLRQYFDHPLLIEAFADAIRAACDRLPVERRAGARLVFTAHSIPVSADATAGPPADGGRLYSRQVADAARLCAAATGFTDYDLVWQSRSGPPQVPWLEPDIVDHLDDLAAKDVEAVVVCPVGFVSDHLEVIWDLDNEAAQKAAELGMAFARAATPGTDRRFAKLVVELISEYLGEAEPRGLGEVPGYGCTSDGTPCAIGCCTPPRRPTTGK; encoded by the coding sequence GTGGTTCGTGCTGCCGACGCGCTGCTGCTGCTGTCCTTCGGCGGCCCGGAGCGCCCCGAGGACGTGATGCCGTTCCTGGAGAACGTCACCCGGGGTAGGGGAGTGCCGCGCGAACGCCTCGAAGAGGTCGCCGAACACTACCGGCATTTCGGCGGCGTCTCGCCGATCAACGCGCTCAACCGCGACATCATCGCTGCGGTCGAGACCGAATTATCCACGGCGGGTATCGATCTGCCGGTCTACTTCGGTAACCGGAACTGGGATCCCATGGTGGAGGACACCGTCGCGCGGATGGCCGCCGACGGTGTCGGCTCGGCGCTGGTGTTCCCGACCTCGGCGTGGGGCGGTTACTCCGGCTGCCTGCAGTACCACGAGGACATCGCAAGGGCACGTACGGCTTTCGGCGCGGGCGCGCCGGAACTGGTGAAACTGCGCCAGTATTTCGACCATCCACTGCTGATCGAGGCATTCGCCGACGCGATTCGCGCGGCGTGCGATCGCCTTCCGGTCGAGCGCCGTGCGGGCGCGCGACTGGTGTTCACCGCGCACTCCATTCCGGTGTCGGCCGACGCCACCGCGGGCCCGCCCGCCGACGGTGGCCGCCTGTACAGCCGTCAGGTCGCCGACGCCGCGCGATTGTGCGCCGCCGCAACCGGTTTCACCGACTACGACCTAGTGTGGCAGTCCAGGTCCGGCCCACCGCAGGTGCCGTGGCTGGAGCCTGACATCGTCGACCACCTCGACGACCTTGCGGCCAAGGATGTCGAGGCGGTCGTCGTCTGCCCGGTCGGCTTCGTCTCCGACCACCTCGAGGTCATCTGGGATCTCGACAACGAGGCCGCGCAGAAGGCAGCCGAACTCGGCATGGCGTTCGCCCGCGCCGCCACGCCGGGCACCGATCGCCGTTTCGCGAAGCTGGTCGTCGAACTGATCTCCGAGTACCTGGGCGAGGCCGAACCCCGAGGGCTAGGCGAGGTCCCGGGTTACGGCTGCACCTCCGACGGCACCCCGTGCGCCATCGGTTGCTGCACCCCACCGCGCCGTCCCACAACTGGGAAGTGA
- the inhA gene encoding NADH-dependent enoyl-ACP reductase InhA: protein MGGLLEGKTILVTGIITDSSIAFHAAAVAQEQGAKVIITGIPERLRLIDRIAKRLPQEVPPAIGLDVTSEEDLAALADKVRELAPEGLDGLLHSIAFAPRTLMGPEARPFLDGPGPDAAKAFEISAWSYASLSRAVLPVMNEGGSIVGMDFDPRTAMPFYNWMGVAKAALESVNRYVAREVGTAKKIRSNLIAAGPIKTLAAKAIAGTATDDAAKLNQLNTYWDGASPIGWDVDDPTVVAKSIVALLSDWLPGTTGSIIYVDGGASHNTWFPENMSIN from the coding sequence ATGGGCGGACTGCTCGAAGGCAAGACCATTCTGGTCACCGGCATCATCACCGATTCGTCGATCGCGTTCCACGCGGCGGCGGTGGCGCAGGAGCAGGGCGCGAAGGTGATCATCACCGGTATCCCGGAGCGGCTGCGGCTGATCGACCGGATTGCCAAGCGACTGCCGCAGGAGGTTCCGCCTGCGATCGGGCTCGACGTCACCAGCGAGGAGGACCTCGCCGCGCTCGCCGACAAGGTGCGTGAGCTGGCGCCGGAAGGGCTCGACGGGCTGCTGCACTCGATCGCGTTCGCGCCGCGAACCCTGATGGGGCCGGAGGCGCGTCCGTTCCTCGATGGCCCCGGCCCGGACGCCGCCAAGGCGTTCGAGATCTCGGCATGGAGCTACGCGTCGCTGTCGCGCGCGGTGCTCCCGGTGATGAACGAGGGCGGCTCGATCGTCGGCATGGACTTCGATCCGCGCACCGCGATGCCGTTCTACAACTGGATGGGCGTGGCGAAGGCGGCGCTGGAGTCGGTGAACCGGTACGTGGCACGGGAAGTGGGCACGGCCAAGAAGATCCGCTCGAACCTGATCGCCGCGGGCCCGATCAAGACACTGGCCGCCAAGGCGATCGCGGGCACCGCGACCGACGACGCCGCCAAGCTGAACCAGCTCAACACCTACTGGGACGGCGCGTCGCCGATCGGCTGGGACGTCGACGACCCGACGGTGGTGGCGAAGTCGATCGTCGCGCTGCTGTCGGACTGGCTGCCCGGCACCACGGGCTCGATCATCTACGTCGACGGCGGCGCCAGCCACAACACCTGGTTCCCGGAGAACATGTCGATCAACTGA
- the fabG1 gene encoding 3-oxoacyl-ACP reductase FabG1, translating into MSNITSRSVLVTGGNRGIGLAVAQRLLADGHKVAVTHRGSGVPDGLFGVKCDVTDSESVDRAFTEVEQHQGPVEVLVANAGITDDTLLMRMTEEQFTRVIDANLTGAFRVAKRANRAMLRARWGRLIFLGSVVGMGGGPGQINYAASKAGVIGMARSITRELGSRSITANVVAPGFIETDMTAELDEKYRDMAKQFIPLQRLGQPEDVAAVVSFLASEDSAYVSGAVIPVDGGMGMGH; encoded by the coding sequence ATGTCGAACATCACGTCCCGGTCGGTCCTGGTGACCGGTGGTAACCGCGGCATCGGTCTCGCGGTCGCGCAGCGTCTGCTTGCCGACGGTCACAAGGTGGCCGTCACGCATCGTGGTTCGGGGGTGCCGGACGGGCTGTTCGGTGTGAAATGCGATGTGACCGACAGTGAGTCGGTGGATCGTGCGTTCACCGAGGTGGAGCAGCACCAAGGCCCGGTCGAGGTGCTGGTGGCCAACGCGGGCATCACCGACGACACCCTGCTCATGCGGATGACCGAGGAGCAGTTCACCCGGGTTATCGACGCCAATCTGACCGGTGCGTTCCGGGTAGCCAAGCGGGCCAACCGAGCGATGTTGCGGGCGCGCTGGGGCCGTCTGATCTTCCTGGGCTCGGTGGTCGGTATGGGTGGCGGGCCAGGCCAGATCAACTACGCCGCCTCCAAGGCGGGCGTGATCGGTATGGCGCGCTCGATCACCCGTGAACTCGGCTCGCGGTCGATCACCGCCAACGTCGTCGCGCCGGGGTTCATCGAGACGGACATGACTGCGGAACTGGACGAGAAGTACCGCGATATGGCGAAGCAGTTCATTCCCCTGCAGCGGCTCGGTCAGCCGGAAGACGTTGCGGCCGTGGTGAGCTTCCTGGCCTCCGAGGACTCGGCCTATGTCTCCGGCGCCGTGATTCCGGTCGACGGCGGTATGGGCATGGGCCACTGA